CCGAACGAGCGCGTTTTTAACCACCGCCCCACCGCGCCCAAAAACAATCCGCCCGAAAATGAGCGGTAAACATAATACGCACCAGGCACCACGAGCAACACACCATCATACAGGAGGGGAAAACCCATGAAAAAAGTACTGAAGAAGCGCACAGGATTCACCCTTGTCGAACTGCTGATCGTCATCATCATCATCGGCATCCTGGCCGGAGCCATGCTCCTCGTGGCCGGCAGCGGAACCGACAAGGCCGAAGCGACGAAGATCGTGAGTGACCTTCGTTCTCTGAAAGCAGCAGCACTTATGTACTATGCTGATAATCCAAATAATACCACCCTTGATGGAAATCAAATTGCAAAACTAACGAAATACATGGATCGGGGCATTGAAACTGATGATTACACTTTTTTAAACGGTACTGTTTCGGCTGATAACACCGCTTGGTTTGTTGGTCGGTTAAATATTACCAGAGCT
This genomic interval from Aminivibrio sp. contains the following:
- a CDS encoding prepilin-type N-terminal cleavage/methylation domain-containing protein, whose translation is MKKVLKKRTGFTLVELLIVIIIIGILAGAMLLVAGSGTDKAEATKIVSDLRSLKAAALMYYADNPNNTTLDGNQIAKLTKYMDRGIETDDYTFLNGTVSADNTAWFVGRLNITRAGVQEKLAETAESVGLLAEPQIASDTIQSGDLYETTDTPTTAYMRAR